In Chitinophaga sp. HK235, a single window of DNA contains:
- the dxs gene encoding 1-deoxy-D-xylulose-5-phosphate synthase — protein sequence MPGNYNIDTPDDLRNLPVSSLQDLCEELRSFLIDHVASNGGHFSSSLGVVELTVALHYVFNTPEDKLVWDVGHQAYPHKLLTGRKSRFYSNRLLGGISGFPSREESVFDAFGTGHSSTSISAILGMACAARYRDENTRQHIAVIGDGAMTAGQAFEALNNTGYEQPNMLVILNDNNMSIDANTGALQNYLTELATGKHYNALKLHIRKLLSHPGQPDKWPVDMVRKLQKTVKGGLLRYSNLFEALNIRYFGPVDGHDLKKLINVLEKLKHIPGPRLLHCVTTKGKGFAPAMADKAKWHAPRKFDRFTGATLDVETVADQVVTFQSVFGDTLIELANRNPKIMAVTPAMLSGSALTSMKKEMPERVFDVGITEQHAVTFSAGLAADGMIPFCTIYSTFLQRAYDQVIHDVALQKLNVILCIDRAGVVGPDGPTHHGAFDIAFLRCVPDIIGASPMDLEDFRNLLFTAQASKGSGPFAIRYPKGPGVSTPASSGFRKLEIGKGRKIRPGKDIAILSLGPVGQYVKEACEELEGYQLNVAHYDLRFFKPLDEALLHEVFRQFSKVITIEDGCISGGVGSAVMEFIVEHGYHVTLKRLGLPDTFAVQGTQQQLHELYGYDKKGIISLVRRLAIHSQNLEKVSGNSIQC from the coding sequence ATGCCCGGAAATTATAATATTGATACACCAGATGATCTGCGAAACCTACCCGTTTCGTCTCTGCAAGACCTTTGCGAGGAACTGAGGTCTTTTTTAATTGATCATGTTGCCTCGAATGGAGGTCATTTCAGTTCCAGTCTCGGTGTTGTGGAACTTACGGTTGCACTGCATTATGTATTTAATACGCCGGAAGACAAACTTGTTTGGGATGTTGGTCACCAAGCGTATCCGCATAAATTGTTGACAGGAAGGAAGAGCCGTTTTTATTCCAACAGGTTACTGGGTGGGATCAGCGGTTTTCCAAGCAGGGAGGAGAGTGTATTCGACGCCTTCGGAACCGGCCATTCTTCCACCTCTATTTCGGCCATACTGGGCATGGCCTGTGCGGCCAGATACCGCGATGAAAATACACGCCAACACATTGCGGTAATCGGTGACGGGGCTATGACGGCAGGGCAGGCGTTTGAAGCATTGAATAATACCGGGTATGAACAGCCAAATATGCTGGTGATACTGAACGACAATAATATGTCGATCGATGCCAATACGGGTGCTTTACAGAACTATCTTACGGAACTAGCTACCGGCAAGCACTATAATGCGTTAAAGTTGCATATCAGGAAGTTGTTATCACATCCCGGGCAGCCAGACAAGTGGCCTGTGGATATGGTACGGAAGCTTCAAAAAACCGTGAAAGGTGGACTATTGCGTTACAGTAATCTTTTCGAAGCGCTGAACATCCGGTATTTTGGTCCCGTCGATGGGCATGATCTTAAAAAGCTGATCAATGTATTGGAAAAACTGAAACATATACCCGGGCCCAGGTTATTACATTGTGTAACGACCAAAGGGAAAGGTTTTGCCCCAGCGATGGCCGATAAAGCGAAATGGCATGCACCAAGAAAATTCGACAGATTTACAGGTGCGACATTGGATGTGGAGACGGTTGCAGATCAGGTTGTCACTTTCCAGTCAGTATTCGGCGATACCTTAATTGAACTGGCAAATAGAAACCCGAAGATTATGGCGGTAACACCTGCGATGTTATCGGGAAGTGCACTAACCAGCATGAAGAAGGAAATGCCTGAACGTGTTTTTGACGTAGGCATCACCGAACAACATGCAGTTACTTTTTCGGCCGGCCTCGCCGCTGATGGAATGATACCTTTTTGCACGATATACTCCACTTTTTTACAGCGTGCCTATGATCAGGTCATCCACGACGTAGCCCTGCAAAAGCTGAACGTCATATTATGTATTGACCGGGCGGGTGTCGTAGGCCCGGATGGGCCAACACATCACGGTGCATTTGACATTGCCTTTCTAAGGTGCGTGCCTGACATCATTGGTGCTTCCCCCATGGACCTGGAAGACTTCAGAAATCTTCTCTTTACGGCGCAGGCCAGCAAGGGAAGCGGACCATTTGCCATTCGCTATCCCAAGGGGCCGGGAGTATCAACGCCTGCGTCCTCCGGTTTCAGAAAACTGGAAATAGGAAAGGGAAGAAAGATCAGACCCGGTAAGGATATCGCCATTCTTTCCCTTGGCCCGGTGGGACAATACGTAAAAGAAGCCTGCGAGGAGCTGGAAGGGTATCAATTGAACGTAGCCCACTATGATCTCCGATTCTTTAAACCACTTGATGAGGCATTACTACATGAGGTATTCCGCCAGTTTTCCAAGGTGATCACTATCGAAGATGGTTGTATCTCAGGGGGTGTAGGGAGTGCTGTGATGGAATTTATAGTGGAGCATGGTTACCATGTTACCTTAAAGCGATTGGGGCTGCCAGACACCTTCGCGGTACAGGGTACACAGCAGCAACTTCATGAATTATATGGTTATGATAAAAAAGGGATCATCAGCCTGGTTAGACGACTTGCTATACATTCCCAAAACCTTGAAAAGGTTTCAGGCAACAGTATTCAATGCTGA
- a CDS encoding PLP-dependent aminotransferase family protein produces the protein MKVYKFEAFTNAIEKNIREGVFKPGHKLPSVRDLKEQYQTSISTIQQGYEYLVARGLVESVPKSGYYVSNRPDLSNQQVKAKHRPVARDAIFKHHLGLTTSLKAGRKFSEFNVAAPGDLLIPQKLLLRTMQQVIREQGATLLRYYPSNGSIELKENILKKAAIHQTIINPDELLITDGALQALHIALAAVCNAGDVIAVECPCVFSVLEVIRVLHLRVIEIPVDPYTGFDVDFLRKACRSNAIKAVIVTPNFHNPTGILLTDEQKLALLSVAHQYNVALIENDVYGDLNFHGHRPSIIKRFDDSGLVLSYSSYAKTLAPGIRVGWLAAGKFMQRAEQIKFALGSTVSPLYQETVNRLLASNSYDRHVRSFRMQLAKNAHFAINLLSAYFPEKTSVLRPSGGYNIWVKMPDDTDMVHFYDQCEKIGVRFTPGYTFSFSGAFDKHFRIVFADKFSPKRMEAIRLAGQRAR, from the coding sequence ATGAAGGTGTATAAATTCGAAGCCTTTACCAACGCCATTGAAAAAAACATACGCGAGGGCGTTTTCAAACCCGGACATAAATTGCCGTCTGTCCGCGATCTGAAGGAGCAATATCAAACAAGCATCAGCACTATACAGCAGGGATATGAGTATCTGGTCGCCCGCGGATTGGTGGAGAGCGTGCCCAAATCGGGCTATTATGTCAGTAACAGACCGGACCTATCAAATCAACAGGTGAAGGCCAAACACCGGCCGGTAGCCAGGGACGCCATTTTTAAACATCATCTTGGACTTACGACCTCGCTGAAGGCAGGACGCAAATTCTCAGAATTTAATGTAGCGGCTCCCGGCGATCTGTTAATACCTCAAAAATTACTGCTCCGTACCATGCAACAGGTGATCAGGGAGCAGGGCGCCACTTTGCTACGCTACTACCCTTCAAATGGATCGATAGAACTAAAGGAGAATATCCTAAAAAAAGCAGCTATTCATCAAACCATTATAAATCCCGACGAACTGCTTATTACCGATGGCGCATTACAGGCATTACACATCGCTTTAGCTGCTGTGTGCAATGCAGGCGACGTGATAGCTGTTGAGTGCCCTTGTGTATTTTCAGTACTGGAAGTTATAAGGGTACTCCATCTCAGGGTTATCGAAATCCCGGTTGACCCATATACCGGATTTGATGTTGACTTTTTGAGAAAGGCCTGCCGCAGCAATGCTATTAAAGCCGTAATCGTAACGCCCAATTTCCATAACCCTACCGGGATATTACTGACCGATGAACAAAAGCTGGCACTGCTGTCCGTTGCACATCAATATAATGTTGCGCTTATAGAGAATGATGTCTATGGAGACCTGAACTTCCACGGGCACCGACCTTCCATCATAAAAAGATTTGATGACAGCGGACTAGTGTTATCATACTCGTCTTATGCGAAAACATTGGCGCCGGGAATACGGGTCGGTTGGTTGGCAGCGGGGAAATTTATGCAACGTGCAGAACAGATCAAGTTTGCATTGGGTAGTACCGTCTCTCCCTTGTACCAGGAAACTGTCAACCGCTTGTTAGCCAGCAACAGTTATGATCGGCATGTTCGTTCATTCAGAATGCAGTTGGCAAAGAATGCGCACTTTGCCATTAATCTACTATCAGCTTATTTCCCGGAAAAGACCTCGGTCCTCAGACCTTCGGGCGGATACAATATCTGGGTGAAGATGCCAGATGATACAGATATGGTTCACTTCTATGATCAATGTGAGAAAATCGGAGTAAGGTTTACCCCAGGTTACACATTCTCCTTTTCAGGAGCTTTCGACAAGCATTTCAGGATAGTCTTTGCAGATAAATTTTCTCCCAAAAGGATGGAGGCCATCCGGCTGGCCGGACAGCGGGCGCGATAG
- a CDS encoding N-acetyltransferase: MNIITKFTVVTKQGMEALLMLTKELAIEKYSTLLEQKVLDSYILKNFNEQALVAEINSISNQWLIVYVDDQPAGYACITSKGKRPQPLEGKRAARIVDFGVLKKYPAPAVRDALLEKCLTVCKPYENVWITEYADNPLIELFENKGFARQHTTGQLDELPLASVCLIA; encoded by the coding sequence ATGAATATCATCACGAAATTTACAGTGGTTACGAAACAGGGAATGGAAGCGCTTTTGATGCTGACAAAGGAACTGGCCATAGAGAAGTACTCAACCCTTCTCGAACAAAAAGTATTAGACAGCTATATCCTCAAAAATTTTAATGAGCAGGCCCTGGTAGCTGAAATCAACAGTATATCTAACCAGTGGCTGATAGTTTATGTGGATGATCAGCCTGCAGGATATGCGTGTATCACCTCTAAGGGTAAACGACCGCAGCCCCTGGAAGGTAAACGGGCTGCCCGCATCGTGGATTTCGGTGTGCTAAAAAAATATCCGGCGCCTGCTGTCAGAGATGCTCTGCTTGAAAAATGCCTTACTGTCTGCAAACCATATGAAAATGTATGGATAACTGAATATGCCGACAATCCATTGATTGAGCTTTTTGAAAACAAAGGATTCGCCAGGCAACATACAACCGGGCAGCTTGATGAATTACCGTTGGCCTCCGTGTGTTTGATCGCGTAA
- a CDS encoding MFS transporter, which translates to MELSKKITAAGVEVGTQGKATMLPVLVVSLATFIIFFQGLMVAPLLPMLSEHFKTTVRHVSFIEPSYLLGYGLFTLFYAPLSDRLGRFKVIILSLLLFTVLTLATTIVGDINQMILLRLLTGMGAAGVAPTTISWISDTYPYERRGHALGIFFGCMAGGTALGSSVGALFSSLIGWRWLFVGVATAGFAISIMIIVLRNWLFDTSEKAISQKNILASFHTILSQKRARWGYCYVMFNGMFHSGIFAWLGYFFYKNYGSNEMQIGLALLGYGIPGLLLGPFLGKLADRYGRSKIIPLGIFVGSLAVLLLSQQFSLAASCLLVTLLSLGFDLSHPLFAAIITTYSTNKGAATGLFAFFLFLGYGLGSLVLSLIVNIGLEKAFQLYGMCALIASVVAVFVFRKER; encoded by the coding sequence ATGGAATTAAGTAAGAAAATCACAGCTGCCGGCGTAGAGGTAGGTACACAAGGCAAAGCCACCATGTTGCCCGTATTGGTTGTTTCACTGGCTACTTTTATCATATTTTTCCAAGGGTTGATGGTAGCTCCTTTGTTGCCCATGTTATCGGAACATTTCAAGACAACAGTCAGGCACGTAAGTTTTATAGAACCATCATACCTGCTGGGTTATGGCCTTTTCACACTATTTTATGCCCCCTTAAGTGACAGGCTGGGAAGATTTAAAGTCATCATTTTATCCCTGCTGTTGTTTACCGTTCTGACGCTAGCCACTACCATTGTTGGGGACATCAACCAGATGATCCTCTTACGGTTGCTGACAGGAATGGGAGCAGCCGGTGTGGCGCCTACTACCATTAGCTGGATCAGTGACACCTATCCCTACGAACGAAGAGGACATGCACTCGGCATTTTCTTTGGCTGTATGGCAGGCGGCACTGCCCTTGGCTCCAGCGTGGGCGCACTGTTTTCTTCACTGATTGGCTGGAGATGGCTATTTGTTGGTGTTGCAACAGCCGGTTTTGCCATTTCGATCATGATCATCGTGTTGAGAAACTGGTTATTTGACACATCTGAGAAGGCTATAAGTCAGAAGAATATTCTGGCATCCTTCCACACCATCCTCTCACAAAAACGGGCCAGGTGGGGTTATTGTTATGTCATGTTCAACGGTATGTTTCACAGCGGGATCTTCGCATGGTTAGGATATTTTTTTTATAAAAACTATGGGTCCAATGAAATGCAGATCGGCCTGGCTTTGCTCGGCTATGGCATTCCCGGGCTATTGCTGGGACCTTTTCTGGGGAAACTGGCAGATCGCTACGGCAGGAGTAAGATCATACCGCTGGGCATCTTCGTTGGTTCGTTAGCGGTACTGCTGCTTAGTCAGCAATTCAGCCTGGCGGCTTCGTGTTTGCTTGTTACCCTTTTATCACTCGGCTTTGATCTTTCGCATCCGTTGTTTGCAGCGATCATTACTACCTATAGTACCAACAAAGGCGCTGCGACGGGGCTCTTTGCCTTTTTTCTATTCCTGGGATACGGACTTGGAAGTTTAGTATTGAGCCTGATCGTTAACATCGGACTGGAAAAAGCCTTCCAGCTATACGGCATGTGCGCACTTATCGCGAGCGTGGTGGCGGTGTTTGTTTTCAGAAAAGAGAGGTGA
- a CDS encoding GNAT family N-acetyltransferase, with product MEFIIRKLHQEDFEQWLALWEGYNEFYGRWGAKMLDPLISRTTWNRFFDVYEPVHAIVAECNGRLIGLSHYLYHRSTITVEPSCYLQDLFVSQEFRGNGIARKLIESVYSLAKTNGCSRVYWQTQETNHTAIQLYDKLAERSGFVVYRKLL from the coding sequence ATGGAATTTATTATCCGAAAACTGCATCAGGAAGATTTTGAACAATGGCTTGCCTTGTGGGAAGGCTACAATGAATTTTATGGACGATGGGGGGCAAAAATGCTTGATCCTCTAATTTCCCGGACGACATGGAACCGCTTTTTTGATGTTTACGAGCCTGTCCATGCGATAGTTGCGGAGTGTAACGGAAGGCTAATAGGGCTTTCGCACTACCTTTATCACCGCAGTACTATAACAGTGGAACCAAGTTGCTACCTACAGGATTTATTTGTATCGCAGGAATTCCGGGGAAATGGAATTGCCCGAAAACTCATTGAATCTGTGTATAGCCTTGCTAAAACAAATGGGTGTTCCAGGGTTTATTGGCAAACCCAGGAAACAAATCATACAGCAATTCAATTGTATGATAAATTGGCGGAACGGTCAGGTTTTGTAGTTTATCGTAAACTACTATGA
- a CDS encoding YrdB family protein, whose translation MFLLKWLNRLLAFSLEIIMLIVAVYVPIKTIVSPWLKYAVAAGLLLLIILLWSIWAAPTATRRLKLPYIVIFKFLIYLIPTYLLFRIGMRNYGWMFYALVVITEIAAVLFNEYN comes from the coding sequence ATGTTTCTACTAAAGTGGTTAAATCGTTTACTGGCATTTTCCCTGGAAATAATTATGTTAATTGTTGCAGTGTATGTTCCTATTAAAACCATTGTTTCTCCATGGTTAAAATATGCAGTGGCTGCAGGGTTGTTGTTGCTCATTATTTTGCTTTGGAGTATATGGGCGGCTCCAACAGCCACGCGGAGGTTAAAATTACCATACATCGTTATTTTTAAATTCCTGATCTACCTCATCCCTACTTACCTGCTTTTTAGGATAGGCATGAGGAATTATGGCTGGATGTTTTATGCTTTGGTAGTGATTACAGAAATTGCGGCAGTACTGTTCAATGAGTATAATTGA
- a CDS encoding RidA family protein → MKISQIKINPDPYQPFHLAQGYRAGDLLFISGQTAIGDSGQLIGIHDFDKQAARAFENLERVLKAGGSSLKNVIKVTILLKDMGNFNKIVALREKYFKAPYPADTILEVSSLYSPDALIEIEAVAVADDAAVWKQ, encoded by the coding sequence TTGAAGATCTCACAAATAAAAATCAATCCAGACCCTTATCAGCCTTTCCATCTTGCTCAGGGCTATCGTGCTGGTGATCTCCTATTCATTTCCGGACAAACAGCTATTGGTGATAGTGGTCAATTAATTGGGATTCACGATTTCGACAAGCAGGCAGCCAGAGCTTTTGAGAACCTGGAAAGGGTATTGAAAGCTGGTGGTTCCAGTCTTAAAAATGTGATAAAGGTAACTATCCTGTTAAAGGATATGGGCAACTTTAATAAGATAGTTGCTTTGAGAGAAAAATATTTTAAGGCTCCCTATCCGGCAGACACTATATTGGAAGTGTCTTCCCTTTATTCTCCTGATGCGCTGATAGAAATAGAAGCCGTGGCAGTGGCAGATGATGCAGCAGTATGGAAACAGTAA
- a CDS encoding NADH:flavin oxidoreductase has product MDMIKHPIFQPLRWPGHSLKNRLIIAPMSRVSATAEGLATAEMEAYYTAFAKGGFSMIITEGNYTDEMASKAYPHQPGLTSSSHAAAWQPVVEQVKKHGSLMIAQLMHAGALSQYFQETLAPSAIQPAGVKMAQYGGTGAYPFPKAMSLEDINAVKKGFVNAAKVALQAGFDGVELHMANGYLLDQFLTPELNVREDQYGGSTSNRFRIAAEVIQDIRAVVPAHFLVGIRLSEGKVNDLKYRWKNGAAMAIEILEEVRKAAPDFIHIAVQSGEWERDSFYSNGTSYAALAKQITGKVIIANGGMHQLTRATRVIEESHADLLSVGKAALADPAWPMHILNGTPPLPFHPDMLWPEATIKHANEVIKSKHINIS; this is encoded by the coding sequence ATGGACATGATAAAACATCCAATATTCCAGCCGTTGCGATGGCCCGGGCACTCACTAAAAAACAGGCTGATCATAGCGCCTATGTCGCGGGTAAGTGCTACCGCTGAAGGGTTGGCCACCGCTGAAATGGAAGCCTATTATACCGCCTTTGCAAAAGGAGGTTTCAGTATGATCATCACAGAAGGAAATTATACAGATGAGATGGCGAGTAAAGCTTATCCTCATCAACCCGGGCTCACCTCCTCTTCTCATGCAGCAGCCTGGCAACCGGTAGTAGAACAGGTGAAAAAACATGGTTCGCTTATGATTGCACAACTGATGCATGCAGGCGCTCTATCGCAGTACTTTCAGGAAACACTTGCTCCTTCTGCTATACAACCGGCAGGCGTTAAAATGGCACAGTATGGAGGCACAGGTGCTTATCCCTTTCCGAAGGCCATGAGTCTGGAAGATATCAATGCCGTTAAAAAAGGTTTTGTAAACGCCGCCAAGGTTGCACTCCAGGCCGGTTTTGATGGTGTAGAATTACATATGGCCAATGGTTACCTACTTGATCAATTTCTTACGCCGGAACTAAACGTTCGTGAAGATCAATATGGAGGCAGCACCAGCAATCGTTTCCGTATTGCCGCTGAAGTTATTCAGGATATCAGAGCGGTTGTACCAGCACATTTCCTTGTAGGTATAAGGCTATCAGAAGGAAAAGTTAATGATCTCAAATACCGCTGGAAAAATGGCGCGGCCATGGCTATCGAAATTTTGGAGGAAGTAAGAAAAGCAGCACCCGATTTTATTCATATTGCCGTTCAAAGCGGAGAGTGGGAGCGAGACAGCTTCTACAGTAATGGAACCTCTTATGCCGCACTCGCCAAACAAATAACCGGCAAGGTGATCATCGCTAACGGTGGAATGCACCAACTGACAAGGGCCACCAGGGTCATTGAAGAATCGCATGCCGACCTCCTCTCAGTAGGAAAGGCGGCCCTGGCTGATCCTGCATGGCCTATGCACATACTGAACGGAACGCCGCCTCTTCCTTTCCATCCTGATATGCTTTGGCCGGAAGCCACCATCAAACATGCGAATGAAGTTATCAAATCAAAACACATCAATATCTCATGA
- a CDS encoding DUF4302 domain-containing protein, protein MKNLYKLLFVISVLVTGCSRSDVDLTFNQTPDERMSEQQQKFKQMLIQAEYGWKITNTTLLKGNFGFYMDFDFEGKKDRVCMVSDINATSSAVVQVSAYRVKLVNAPILSFETYNYIHLLSDPDPGVSGGVVGQGFKGDNEFEFVRATPDSMFLVGRKFRTEMVLVKANKQEQEAYLNGGYLASINAVKAVFASNKVSLFDYDGVTYQIIPNNSARRVEIMSLVNKELKRSSGIFSYSVNGMEVAGRVQIGNTSVTRILLQGDKLFVQTKSGEKIEVRSSETALLPLNQMIGLSYVGLNLPFLANLPGTNPAGTTILKQLSLLVLAYPNSYDKSEINLVWDVPNKKIIMEGLLFKGNYIYPTRYRFDYDFNPTTGLYKLSNKIVLAPGYATYSVTLLDTFLQNNEFTLDYLFDSGNIYGKITSKNGSTTMTFMLY, encoded by the coding sequence ATGAAGAATTTATATAAACTCTTGTTTGTCATCTCCGTTTTGGTTACAGGTTGTAGCCGCTCAGATGTAGATCTGACTTTTAATCAAACTCCTGATGAGCGTATGAGTGAGCAGCAACAAAAATTCAAGCAGATGCTCATACAGGCCGAGTATGGTTGGAAAATAACGAATACAACCCTGTTGAAGGGTAATTTCGGGTTTTATATGGACTTCGATTTTGAGGGAAAGAAAGACAGGGTTTGCATGGTGTCCGATATCAATGCTACCAGTAGCGCTGTGGTGCAGGTATCTGCATACAGGGTTAAATTGGTAAACGCTCCGATTCTTTCTTTTGAGACCTACAATTACATTCATTTGTTAAGTGATCCGGATCCTGGTGTGAGCGGTGGTGTTGTAGGGCAGGGATTTAAAGGAGACAATGAATTTGAGTTTGTTCGGGCTACCCCCGATTCGATGTTCCTGGTTGGCCGCAAATTCAGAACAGAAATGGTTTTGGTAAAAGCAAACAAACAGGAACAGGAGGCGTATCTGAATGGAGGTTATCTGGCAAGTATTAATGCGGTAAAGGCTGTTTTTGCAAGTAACAAGGTCTCTCTTTTTGACTATGACGGCGTTACCTATCAGATTATACCCAATAACAGTGCAAGACGAGTGGAAATAATGAGCCTGGTGAATAAGGAACTCAAGCGTTCCTCCGGGATTTTTTCTTATTCTGTCAATGGCATGGAAGTCGCGGGAAGGGTACAGATTGGGAACACGTCTGTCACAAGAATATTATTGCAGGGCGATAAACTCTTTGTACAAACAAAGAGTGGAGAGAAGATAGAGGTCCGGAGTTCAGAGACAGCCCTTCTTCCATTGAATCAAATGATAGGGTTGAGTTATGTGGGATTGAATCTTCCGTTTTTGGCTAATTTGCCGGGCACAAATCCTGCGGGCACTACTATCCTGAAGCAATTGAGCTTACTGGTGTTAGCTTATCCGAATTCTTACGACAAGAGCGAGATCAATCTGGTATGGGATGTTCCTAATAAGAAAATAATTATGGAAGGGCTGTTATTCAAAGGGAATTACATTTATCCGACGAGATATCGTTTTGACTATGATTTCAATCCAACAACAGGGTTGTACAAACTGAGTAATAAGATTGTATTGGCGCCTGGTTATGCCACCTATAGCGTAACTTTATTGGATACATTCCTACAAAATAATGAGTTTACTTTAGATTATCTTTTTGACAGCGGAAATATATATGGGAAAATCACCAGCAAAAATGGTAGTACTACCATGACCTTCATGCTTTATTAG
- a CDS encoding substrate import-associated zinc metallohydrolase lipoprotein, translated as MKIFCITLSILLMLVVTGCRKEEKVDFEFNKELDYTPTELDKWLTTNFTDPYNIEVVYRFDRYKGDIDKNLVPAQEGKIKEQMEMVLNGYLMPYQIAGGKTFVKKYAPKEWVLFGSYSIESDGSRVLATSGGGRNVTLYEVNAVNIADPEVVRPRLKTIHHEFTHTLSQIQRLPLEFENISRADYTESWRNATLYPDKDNDSLGFVSRYARANVMEDFAETAGFLLAFGQLWFDNKAGKVPKSGYDILKKKETAVVNYFRDQFGVDFRKLQREVAFAMYNNFSDKSSQSFEYWFFNQGLFDRNLSYNTATVSADVKTAVDNFKAAVYAYSASGKYVVQDLTYIFTPSNANSGTLVISVPFKSGTNPIIYADFNFTYTQDPVTHSISFAKAAQGTGPNYTNASYFMASFMTNISSYLTGSTFKVDWSVNKPGLSRVDEAFFNSGGFYKAGDRTSYLNFQLLKVRK; from the coding sequence ATGAAAATATTTTGCATCACGCTTTCCATTCTGCTAATGCTTGTTGTAACCGGCTGCAGGAAAGAGGAGAAAGTTGATTTCGAATTCAACAAGGAATTGGATTATACACCCACCGAACTTGATAAATGGTTAACTACAAACTTTACGGATCCTTATAATATAGAGGTAGTTTATCGTTTTGACCGGTATAAAGGAGATATTGATAAAAACCTGGTGCCGGCTCAGGAAGGTAAAATAAAAGAGCAAATGGAGATGGTTTTGAACGGGTATTTAATGCCTTATCAAATTGCCGGAGGCAAGACCTTTGTAAAAAAATACGCTCCCAAAGAATGGGTTTTATTTGGATCTTATTCTATCGAAAGTGATGGCTCGCGTGTGTTGGCCACCTCCGGTGGTGGTAGGAATGTTACCCTTTATGAGGTGAATGCAGTAAATATCGCAGATCCGGAAGTGGTACGTCCAAGGCTGAAGACCATACACCATGAATTCACCCATACCCTGTCACAGATTCAGCGATTGCCACTGGAATTTGAGAATATCTCCAGGGCAGACTATACAGAATCCTGGCGCAATGCTACACTTTATCCAGACAAGGATAACGATTCTCTGGGCTTTGTATCCCGATACGCGAGAGCCAATGTAATGGAGGATTTCGCGGAAACGGCCGGGTTTTTATTAGCATTTGGACAATTGTGGTTTGATAATAAAGCCGGAAAGGTACCCAAATCAGGATATGATATTCTGAAGAAAAAGGAAACTGCCGTTGTAAATTATTTCAGAGATCAATTCGGGGTTGATTTCAGGAAGCTGCAAAGGGAGGTTGCTTTTGCAATGTATAATAATTTTAGTGATAAAAGTTCTCAGTCTTTTGAATATTGGTTTTTCAACCAGGGGCTATTTGATCGGAATCTAAGCTATAATACAGCAACTGTCTCTGCTGATGTAAAGACCGCTGTAGATAACTTTAAAGCTGCAGTGTACGCGTACAGCGCATCCGGTAAGTACGTGGTGCAGGATTTGACTTATATATTTACGCCTTCAAATGCTAATTCCGGAACTTTGGTAATTAGTGTACCCTTTAAATCCGGGACGAACCCAATAATCTACGCGGATTTTAACTTCACTTATACTCAGGATCCGGTTACCCATTCCATCAGTTTTGCAAAAGCCGCTCAGGGAACCGGACCGAATTATACCAATGCAAGTTATTTCATGGCTTCCTTCATGACCAATATCTCCAGTTATCTGACTGGCTCAACCTTCAAGGTAGACTGGTCGGTGAACAAGCCGGGACTCTCTCGCGTTGATGAAGCTTTTTTCAATTCGGGTGGCTTTTATAAGGCAGGCGACAGAACCAGTTATCTCAACTTTCAATTGTTGAAAGTGAGAAAGTAA